The following proteins are encoded in a genomic region of Terriglobales bacterium:
- a CDS encoding alpha-amylase family glycosyl hydrolase, which yields MAAATNPALYQINTRVWLTELGRGRGRPATLDDIPETELDRFAQMGFDWLWFLSVWQTGPAGGQVSRSRPDWRKEFQEVLPDLRDEDIAGSGFAITGYSVPPGLGGDPALARLRQRLRRRGLRLMLDFVPNHTGLDHPWVQAHPEYYVAGSAADLARAPQNYVRVQSPRGELILAHGRDPYFDGWPDSLQLDYSNPATQEAMLAELVKVAGQCDGVRCDMAMLLLPEVFERTWGRRAEPFWPRAIQRVRAQFPEFCFLAEVYWDLEWTLLEQGFDFAYDKRLYDRLRTGQARPVREHLQAGLDYQRHLARFLENHDEPRAAAVFPAGMHEAAATITFLTPGLRFFHQGQFEGRRKRIPVHLIRAPEEPADPVLRRFYEDLLAVLRRPEAREGEWRLLECVPAWEGNGSHDALIAFAWQDAGGERLLVAVNYAAHPTQGYVRLPFPGLGGRRWRLQDLLSEARYERDGNDLAARGLYLDVVPWQQHAFALLAE from the coding sequence ATGGCGGCAGCGACCAATCCCGCGCTTTACCAGATCAACACGCGCGTCTGGCTGACGGAATTGGGCCGCGGCCGGGGCCGCCCCGCTACCCTCGACGACATCCCAGAGACTGAGCTCGACCGCTTCGCTCAGATGGGCTTCGACTGGCTGTGGTTCCTGAGCGTCTGGCAGACCGGCCCGGCGGGAGGGCAGGTCTCGCGCAGCCGCCCGGACTGGCGCAAGGAATTCCAGGAAGTCCTGCCCGACCTCCGCGACGAGGACATCGCCGGCTCGGGCTTCGCCATCACCGGCTACAGCGTGCCGCCCGGCTTGGGCGGCGACCCCGCTCTCGCCCGCCTGCGCCAGCGCCTGCGCCGGCGCGGCCTGCGGCTGATGCTCGACTTCGTCCCCAACCACACCGGGCTGGACCATCCCTGGGTGCAGGCCCATCCCGAGTACTACGTCGCCGGCAGCGCCGCCGACCTGGCGCGTGCACCGCAGAACTATGTCCGCGTCCAGAGTCCGCGCGGGGAACTGATCCTGGCGCACGGGCGCGATCCCTACTTCGACGGCTGGCCGGATTCGCTGCAGCTCGACTACAGCAACCCGGCGACTCAGGAGGCGATGCTGGCGGAGCTGGTGAAGGTGGCGGGGCAGTGCGACGGGGTGCGCTGCGACATGGCCATGCTGCTGCTACCCGAGGTCTTCGAGCGCACCTGGGGCCGGCGGGCGGAACCCTTCTGGCCGCGCGCCATCCAGCGTGTGCGCGCGCAGTTTCCGGAGTTCTGTTTCCTGGCAGAGGTCTACTGGGACCTGGAATGGACGCTGCTCGAGCAGGGCTTCGATTTCGCCTACGACAAGCGGCTCTACGACCGGCTGCGGACGGGCCAGGCGCGGCCGGTGCGCGAGCATCTCCAGGCCGGGCTGGACTACCAGCGGCATCTGGCGCGCTTCCTTGAGAACCACGACGAGCCCCGCGCCGCAGCCGTGTTCCCGGCGGGGATGCACGAGGCCGCCGCCACCATCACCTTCCTGACGCCCGGCCTCCGCTTCTTCCACCAGGGCCAATTCGAAGGCCGGCGTAAGCGCATCCCGGTGCACCTCATCCGCGCCCCGGAGGAGCCGGCGGACCCCGTCCTGCGGCGCTTTTACGAAGACCTGCTGGCGGTGCTGCGGCGGCCGGAGGCGCGGGAAGGGGAGTGGCGGCTGCTGGAGTGCGTGCCGGCCTGGGAAGGCAACGGCTCGCACGATGCCCTGATCGCCTTCGCCTGGCAGGACGCCGGCGGCGAGCGCCTGCTGGTCGCGGTCAACTACGCCGCGCACCCGACCCAGGGCTACGTGCGCCTCCCATTCCCCGGGTTGGGAGGACGGCGCTGGCGGCTGCAGGACCTGCTGAGCGAGGCCCGCTACGAGCGCGACGGGAATGACCTCGCTGCTCGCGGGCTCTACCTCGATGTCGTCCCGTGGCAGCAGCACGCCTTCGCGCTGCTTGCGGAGTAG
- the glgX gene encoding glycogen debranching protein GlgX: MPGALETPSAVAERRQPATPPPGGAQPLGRSSPLGATVGEGGVNFSVFSRHAAAVELLLFDQEDDARPARVLSIDPAAQRAYHYWHLFVPGLEPGQLYGYRASGPFDPARGLRFDPSKVLLDPYGRGVAVPRGYSREARWGADDAATAMKSVVVDPGAYDWEGDAPLRRPATRTIVYEMHVRGFTRNPNSGVAERRRGTFAGLIEKIPYLQQLGITAVELLPVFQFDAQDCPPGSVNYWGYAPASFFAPHQAYSSRPERLGPNDEFRDLVKALHRAGLEVILDVVFNHTAEGNHDGPTFCFRGLDNSAYYILEADRSYYANYTGCGNTLNANHPIVRRMIVDSLRRWVQEMHVDGFRFDLASILARDSSGQVLPNPPVLWDIESDPALAGTKFIAEAWDAAGLYQVGSFVGDAWREWNGRFRDDVRDFVRGQEGTVGRLADRFLGSPQIYGHKQREAEHSVNFVTCHDGFTVNDLVSYDHKHNQANGEDNRDGTDDNRSWNCGVEGPAADPTVERLRNRQVKNLLALTLLSVGMPMIQMGDEVRRTQGGNNNAYCRDDQSTWFDWSLLEKHADVRRFVSMLIERRMRRPLEAERRRLSLNQLLGESRTAWHGTRLWQPDWSEHSHSLVFGVEIRWEPLVFHLIMNAYWEALDFELPAVASPDPNPWRRWIDTSLDPPHDIVPWESTPTVVGHSYRAAPRSVVMLLARPGE, encoded by the coding sequence ATGCCCGGTGCCCTAGAAACGCCTTCGGCCGTGGCGGAGCGGCGGCAGCCGGCGACGCCTCCGCCGGGCGGGGCGCAGCCGCTCGGCCGCAGCTCCCCGCTGGGCGCCACCGTCGGCGAAGGCGGCGTCAACTTCAGCGTCTTCTCGCGCCATGCCGCCGCCGTGGAGCTGCTGCTCTTCGACCAGGAGGACGACGCCCGCCCCGCGCGCGTGCTCTCCATCGATCCCGCGGCCCAGCGCGCCTACCACTACTGGCACCTATTCGTGCCCGGGCTGGAGCCGGGACAGCTCTACGGCTATCGCGCGAGCGGGCCCTTCGATCCGGCGCGGGGGCTGCGCTTCGATCCCTCCAAGGTGCTGCTCGATCCTTATGGCCGCGGCGTGGCCGTGCCGCGCGGCTACAGCCGCGAAGCTCGCTGGGGCGCCGACGACGCTGCCACGGCCATGAAGAGCGTGGTGGTGGATCCCGGAGCCTACGACTGGGAGGGCGACGCGCCCCTGCGGCGGCCGGCGACCCGCACCATCGTCTACGAGATGCACGTGCGCGGCTTCACCCGGAATCCCAACTCCGGGGTCGCGGAAAGGAGGCGCGGCACCTTCGCCGGCCTGATCGAGAAGATCCCCTACCTGCAGCAACTGGGCATCACCGCGGTGGAGCTGCTGCCCGTCTTCCAGTTCGACGCCCAGGACTGTCCGCCCGGCTCGGTCAATTATTGGGGCTACGCGCCCGCCTCCTTCTTCGCGCCCCACCAGGCCTACAGCTCGCGCCCGGAGCGGCTCGGCCCCAACGACGAGTTCCGCGACCTGGTGAAGGCGCTGCACCGCGCCGGCCTCGAAGTCATCCTCGATGTGGTCTTCAACCATACCGCCGAAGGCAATCACGACGGGCCGACCTTCTGCTTCCGCGGGCTGGACAACAGCGCCTACTACATCCTGGAGGCCGACCGGTCGTACTACGCCAACTACACCGGCTGCGGCAACACCCTCAACGCCAACCACCCTATCGTCCGCCGCATGATCGTCGACAGCCTGCGTCGCTGGGTCCAGGAGATGCACGTGGACGGCTTCCGCTTCGACCTGGCCTCCATCCTGGCGCGCGATTCCTCCGGCCAAGTGCTGCCCAACCCGCCGGTGCTGTGGGACATCGAGTCCGATCCCGCGCTGGCCGGCACCAAGTTTATCGCCGAGGCCTGGGACGCCGCCGGCCTCTACCAGGTAGGCAGCTTCGTCGGTGATGCCTGGCGCGAGTGGAACGGGCGCTTTCGCGACGACGTGCGCGACTTCGTCCGCGGCCAGGAAGGCACGGTGGGGCGCCTGGCCGACCGCTTCCTGGGCAGCCCCCAGATCTACGGCCACAAGCAGCGCGAAGCCGAGCACAGCGTCAACTTCGTCACCTGCCATGACGGCTTCACCGTCAATGACCTGGTCTCCTACGACCACAAGCACAACCAGGCCAACGGCGAGGACAACCGCGACGGCACCGACGACAATCGCAGTTGGAACTGCGGCGTCGAAGGGCCGGCCGCCGACCCTACAGTGGAACGACTGCGCAATCGCCAGGTGAAGAACCTCCTCGCCCTGACCCTGCTCTCGGTGGGCATGCCCATGATCCAGATGGGCGACGAGGTGCGGCGCACCCAGGGCGGCAACAACAACGCCTACTGCCGCGACGACCAAAGCACCTGGTTCGACTGGTCGCTGCTGGAGAAGCACGCCGACGTGCGCCGCTTCGTGAGCATGCTGATCGAGCGGCGGATGCGGCGCCCCCTGGAGGCCGAACGCCGCCGCCTCAGCCTGAACCAGCTCCTGGGGGAGTCGCGGACGGCCTGGCACGGCACCCGGCTCTGGCAGCCCGACTGGAGTGAGCACTCCCACTCGCTGGTCTTCGGCGTCGAGATCCGGTGGGAGCCCCTGGTCTTCCACCTCATCATGAACGCCTACTGGGAGGCGCTCGACTTCGAGTTGCCGGCGGTCGCGAGCCCGGACCCGAACCCCTGGCGCCGCTGGATCGATACCTCGCTCGACCCGCCCCACGACATCGTTCCCTGGGAGTCCACGCCCACGGTCGTGGGACACTCCTACCGCGCCGCACCCCGTTCCGTGGTCATGTTGCTGGCGCGGCCCGGCGAGTGA
- a CDS encoding radical SAM protein, with the protein MISKSYGEFSRSIHQRFAGRREALEVSIEVTRRCPLGCLHCYNNLPMADRAARERELTTAEHFRLLDECSDLGCLWLLYTGGEIFARHDFLEIYTYAKQKGFLITLFTNGTLIHERIADHLAEWPPFVVEITLYGRTRETYEAMTGVAGSHAHCLRGIQLLRERGVPLKLKTVSTRINRHEISAMRRFAEEELGVEFKFDSLVNPRIDCSQNPLAIRLQPEEVVALDFAWPNMVREYRVMAEREMAQPVAEEAEPGVYVCGGGMSSFAVNPYGQMSVCLLSQQETRDFRPEGVKAVWEGFLAKVREKKRTRPSKCVRCRLQSLCGMCPANGELENGDPETPVTFLCQVAHLRARALGLEVPEHGACECCPGGEHHAALCASAERIRVGEVDVEGWAPPPPVLPVLNNSPVTAGGCGCGAHAHD; encoded by the coding sequence ATGATCTCGAAGTCGTACGGCGAATTCAGCCGTTCCATCCACCAACGTTTTGCCGGCCGCCGCGAGGCCTTGGAAGTCTCCATCGAGGTCACGCGCCGCTGTCCGCTCGGGTGCCTCCACTGCTACAACAATCTGCCCATGGCGGACCGCGCCGCCCGCGAGCGCGAACTCACCACCGCCGAGCACTTCCGCCTGCTGGATGAGTGCTCCGATCTTGGGTGCCTCTGGCTGCTCTACACCGGCGGAGAGATCTTCGCGCGCCACGACTTTCTCGAGATCTACACCTACGCCAAGCAGAAAGGCTTCCTGATCACGCTGTTCACCAACGGCACGCTCATCCACGAGAGGATCGCCGACCACCTCGCGGAATGGCCCCCCTTCGTGGTGGAGATCACCCTCTACGGGCGGACGCGGGAGACCTACGAGGCCATGACCGGGGTGGCGGGCTCGCACGCGCACTGCCTCCGCGGCATCCAGTTGCTGCGCGAGCGCGGCGTTCCCCTGAAGCTGAAGACCGTCTCCACCCGCATCAACCGCCACGAGATCTCGGCCATGCGGCGCTTCGCCGAGGAGGAGCTGGGGGTGGAGTTCAAGTTCGATTCTCTGGTGAATCCGCGCATCGATTGCTCCCAGAACCCGCTGGCCATCCGCCTGCAGCCGGAAGAGGTGGTGGCGCTCGATTTCGCCTGGCCGAACATGGTGCGCGAGTACCGCGTCATGGCGGAGCGGGAGATGGCCCAGCCGGTGGCCGAGGAGGCCGAGCCCGGGGTCTACGTCTGCGGCGGCGGCATGAGCTCGTTCGCCGTCAACCCCTACGGCCAGATGTCGGTCTGCCTGCTCTCGCAGCAGGAGACGCGCGACTTCCGCCCTGAGGGTGTGAAGGCGGTCTGGGAAGGGTTTCTGGCCAAGGTGCGCGAGAAGAAGCGGACGCGGCCGAGCAAGTGCGTCCGCTGCCGCCTGCAGTCGCTGTGCGGGATGTGCCCCGCCAACGGCGAACTGGAGAACGGCGATCCCGAGACGCCGGTCACCTTCCTCTGCCAGGTGGCCCACTTGCGCGCCCGGGCGCTGGGACTCGAGGTCCCCGAGCACGGCGCCTGCGAGTGCTGTCCCGGCGGGGAACACCATGCTGCGCTGTGCGCTTCCGCCGAGCGCATTCGCGTGGGCGAGGTCGACGTCGAAGGCTGGGCGCCGCCTCCTCCTGTGCTGCCTGTGCTCAACAACTCTCCCGTGACCGCCGGCGGCTGCGGCTGTGGCGCGCACGCGCACGACTGA
- a CDS encoding PqqD family protein: MPSNATRDSRPIPHVSPARFVRSRSVVARGIGGELLIVPVRRGVGDLTSLYSLNGSGATLWEALAAEQTAADLAGVLEQAYDLAGRDVVADVERFLREMSQLGLVQCAPAPADPRPSPREPAEGKG, translated from the coding sequence ATGCCTAGCAATGCAACGCGCGATTCCAGACCCATCCCGCACGTATCCCCCGCCCGCTTCGTTCGCTCCCGTTCCGTAGTAGCCCGCGGGATCGGCGGTGAGCTGCTGATCGTGCCGGTGCGGCGCGGCGTGGGCGATCTCACCAGCCTCTACAGCCTGAATGGCAGCGGCGCCACGCTCTGGGAAGCCCTGGCTGCGGAACAGACCGCCGCCGATCTGGCCGGCGTCCTGGAACAGGCCTATGACCTGGCGGGACGCGATGTGGTTGCCGACGTGGAGCGCTTCCTGCGCGAGATGAGCCAACTGGGCCTGGTGCAATGCGCCCCAGCGCCCGCCGATCCAAGACCCTCTCCCCGCGAACCCGCGGAGGGGAAGGGATGA